Part of the Streptomyces sp. WMMC940 genome, TGGGCGAAGTGGCAGGCCGGTGGTCGGGAGGCCCTGGTCATGCGTCCTCGGGGTAAGCCGGTCGGTGTGCACCAGGTGCTCGGGGAGGCCGAGCAGGCCGCGGTGCGGCAGGCGGTCCTGGACCACCGGCCCTGTGACGTGGGGCTTTCCGGTCAGCTGTGGACACGGCGGCTGGTGGGCGAGCTGATCGCGAAGCTGTACCGGGTGCGGCTGACCGAGGTGGGGGTGGGCAAGTACCTGAAGCGGTGGGGGCTGTCCTTCCAGCGCCCGGACAAGCGGGCCGTCGAGCAGGACCCCGAGGCCGTCCGGCGCTGGCATGAAGAGACCTGGCCGAAGATCCGCGTGCAGGCGAAGAAAGACGGCGGCGAGATCCTCTTCGCCGACCAGGTCGGCATCCGATCCGACCAGGTCACCGGCCGCACCTGGGGTGAGAAGGGGAAGACGCCCGTCGTGCGGCGGAGCGGGAACCGGTTCTCCGTGAACGCGATGTCGGCGATCAGCACCAAGGGCCGGATGCACTTCATGGTCTTCACCGAGTCCTTCACCGCCGAAGTGATGTGCCGCTTCCTGGACCGGCTCGCCGGCCA contains:
- a CDS encoding IS630 family transposase; its protein translation is MSDLVGDARHLSPSAQEALRLRAVAALMAGRDREDVAAVFGVSLKAVDGWWAKWQAGGREALVMRPRGKPVGVHQVLGEAEQAAVRQAVLDHRPCDVGLSGQLWTRRLVGELIAKLYRVRLTEVGVGKYLKRWGLSFQRPDKRAVEQDPEAVRRWHEETWPKIRVQAKKDGGEILFADQVGIRSDQVTGRTWGEKGKTPVVRRSGNRFSVNAMSAISTKGRMHFMVFTESFTAEVMCRFLDRLAGHFDHKALPCRLAACVLEARCGSPLPHRADPHRGMNPGFCSAS